Genomic DNA from Nonomuraea rubra:
GACGGGCCCTCCTTACCGGCCACCACCGTGATCAAGGACGCCATCGGGGTGGCCTCCTCCTCGTCCCGGCCGATCAGGGTCGTGGACGGCGACGAGCTGGTGGGCGTGGTGGACCGGGTGGACCTGCTCGCCTTCCTGTCGGGACAGGCCGCCGCATGAGCAGCACGGCCGTTCCGTCGCCCTCCCGGCTCGGGGGGTTGCCGAAGTGGGCGGCGCCGGCCGGGGTGGCGGTGCTGTTCGTGGCGGCGTACCTGGTCTTCCAGGGCACGGGGACGCTGCCGCACGACGACGAGGCGCCGCAGTTCCTGGCCGTGACGGAGCTGCGCGAGTGGATCGACGACCACCGCAACGACAACCCCCTCTTCCTGTACTTCCTCAACTACATCCGGCTCTTCGTGGGCTCGCTCTACGCCCTGTTCGAGACCGTCCTGTACGCGCTCGGCTGGCCCGGCATCACCGGCGTCATGGGCGCGCTGGCCTGGCTCGCGGGCGGCTGGCGGATCGCGCTGCTGGCGGTCGGCGGGGTGAGCGCGTTCGGCGTGCTGGGGCTGTGGGGGTCGAGCGTGGACACGCTGGCCCTGGTCGCGGTGGCGGTGCTGCTGTCGCTGGCGATCGGGATCCCGGTCGGCGTCTGGGCCGGGCTCTCCACCCGCGTGCGCCGCACGATCACCCCGGTGCTGGACGTCATGCAGATCATGCCGACGTTCGCGTACCTGGCGCCGCTCGCCCTGTTCTTCCACATCGGGGCGCCCGCCGGGGCCATCGCGACGATGATCTACTCGATCCCGCCCGCCATCCGCATCACGGCCCTGGCCATCTCCGAGGTATCGCCCACGGCGGTCGAGGCGTCCGCCTCGCTGGGCGCCACGCGGCGGCAGACGCTGTTCAAGGTCTACCTGCCGCTGGCCAGGTCCACGATGGCGCTGGCGATCAACCAGACGATCATGATGGCGCTGTCCATGGTCGTCATCGCGAACCTCATCTCGGCGCCCGGGCTGGGCGGCGACATCATCCGCGGCCTGTCCAGGGCCCAGGTCGGCATCATGCTGCCGGCCGGCATCGCCGTCGTGATCATGGCGGTGGTGCTCGACCGGATGATGATGGCGGTGGCGCGCCGCGACCCGCACGCCAGGCTCGGGCGGGCCGACCTCGCCGGAGCGGGCGTGCTGGCCGTCGCCGGGCTGGCGCTCATCCCCGTCCTGCCCAGGGTGTGGCCGGAGAACCTCACGGTCAACCTGGTCGCCGAGGTCAACGACGCCGTGCGGTGGGCCGAGGACAACTGGTTCACGGTGACCTCGTGGATCAAGGACACGACCTCCCACCTCCTGCTCAACCCCCTGGAGTCGCTGCTCACCTCGGCGCCGTGGTGGCTGGTCGCGCTGGCCGTGCTGACCGTCGCCTGGTGGGTCAGCGGCGTGCGTCCCGCGCTCACCGCGCTGGCCTGCCTGCTGGCGATCGCGCTGCTCGGCGTGTGGGAGCACACCATGCAGACGATGACCACGGTCGCCGTCGCGGTG
This window encodes:
- a CDS encoding ABC transporter permease; translated protein: MSSTAVPSPSRLGGLPKWAAPAGVAVLFVAAYLVFQGTGTLPHDDEAPQFLAVTELREWIDDHRNDNPLFLYFLNYIRLFVGSLYALFETVLYALGWPGITGVMGALAWLAGGWRIALLAVGGVSAFGVLGLWGSSVDTLALVAVAVLLSLAIGIPVGVWAGLSTRVRRTITPVLDVMQIMPTFAYLAPLALFFHIGAPAGAIATMIYSIPPAIRITALAISEVSPTAVEASASLGATRRQTLFKVYLPLARSTMALAINQTIMMALSMVVIANLISAPGLGGDIIRGLSRAQVGIMLPAGIAVVIMAVVLDRMMMAVARRDPHARLGRADLAGAGVLAVAGLALIPVLPRVWPENLTVNLVAEVNDAVRWAEDNWFTVTSWIKDTTSHLLLNPLESLLTSAPWWLVALAVLTVAWWVSGVRPALTALACLLAIALLGVWEHTMQTMTTVAVAVLVTLVIGLLLGVAAARSPRYSAVQRPLLDAAQTMPAFVYLLPALALFETTRFTAIFASVIYAVPPVVRLVEDGIKGVPATVVEAAVSAGSTPGQLLWKVQLPMARRAILLAANQGIVMTLAMVVVGGLVGAGALGYDVVSGFSQRTDFGMGFVAGVATVLLGVMLDRITQGADRRPSPRKRKFT